A region of Acidisarcina sp. DNA encodes the following proteins:
- a CDS encoding SET domain-containing protein-lysine N-methyltransferase → MQPSPRIAILGQKLLKSMALIIRSSAIHAAGCYTTSPIRANTRVVEYTGPRISKEIADERYQNLPVTYLFGIGDGSVVIDGHGTAMFINHSCDPNCETDEKKGRVWIKAIRDIAAGEELTYDYNLYDGDESEAFCNCGAKTCRGTMYSREEIRRRRRAAKAALAKTKGARDPGKKAQSGKKMVGRKPATGDRVQHTTAPGKQAGKQNRTRA, encoded by the coding sequence ATGCAGCCGTCGCCGCGTATTGCTATACTCGGCCAGAAACTATTGAAATCCATGGCCCTTATTATCCGTTCTTCCGCCATCCATGCAGCCGGCTGTTACACGACCTCACCCATCCGCGCGAATACCCGTGTGGTCGAGTACACCGGGCCGCGTATTTCAAAAGAAATTGCCGACGAGAGGTATCAGAACCTGCCGGTCACCTACCTGTTCGGCATCGGCGACGGCTCCGTTGTGATCGATGGGCACGGGACCGCGATGTTCATCAACCACTCCTGCGATCCCAATTGCGAAACGGACGAAAAGAAGGGGCGCGTCTGGATCAAAGCGATCCGGGATATCGCGGCGGGCGAAGAGCTCACTTACGACTACAACCTCTACGATGGAGATGAGAGCGAGGCTTTCTGCAATTGTGGCGCGAAAACTTGCCGCGGAACCATGTATTCCCGCGAGGAAATCCGCCGTCGCCGCCGGGCAGCCAAGGCAGCATTGGCCAAAACGAAGGGCGCACGGGACCCAGGCAAAAAGGCGCAATCGGGCAAGAAAATGGTCGGCCGCAAGCCTGCTACCGGCGACCGGGTTCAGCACACCACTGCCCCCGGAAAGCAAGCCGGGAAGCAAAATCGGACGCGCGCCTGA
- the dnaX gene encoding DNA polymerase III subunit gamma/tau codes for MAYLVLARKYRPQRFSDVAGQDHVTRTMMNALSQGRIAHGYIFSGHRGIGKTTIARILAMALNCRTAIGSEQRPTPEPCGICESCTEIRAGNAVDVIEIDAATNRGIDEIRELRDAARYSPARDRYKIYILDEAHQITDAAFNALLKTLEEPPDHVIFMMATTQPEDIPQTIRSRCQHFSFHAVRFDDILAQLRSIATAEDILAEDAALALLAEAGDGSMRDALSIMDQAIASAPMENGRARLDAEQIRELMGTVPNSVFEHVLQAVSDNQSATVIEEINRLLNAGHSPSQLARQFVRYLRNCLMARLGGEATELIQLSPDERARAVRSASLFSEEDLSRFLQMMLRTFDELNYRQEQRFHLELGLIKLVHLQRLLPIEELLSQLPVGGAKSGMSRPAATLPSSGRSSTPSAAASHTQTAHTETAHTSARTTAPASPAAPPAPAKAAPSFSPFEADRNRKSGGEVLQSTPAVKGMVDLAASGSPAPVPSPVSVPSPAPISSPPPIASSGPMPSPASPRPLAPIEAASQPVVATAPEAETPPSRQPAAAAPITGNGTSGALALAPEAKPASPDAGIDLDAIREAVSAALENGGHHTAAALLAAGTWSLSGSTIQAEVAIKKTMLGLTMNAEADKIARNAMRAGGWTQKLSVVPGNGDSKGGETKAPPRKASEGSAHGRALKHPLVQQAQDLFQAEVRNVLDLSEKS; via the coding sequence ATGGCTTACCTCGTTTTAGCTCGCAAATACCGGCCCCAGCGCTTTTCTGACGTTGCGGGACAGGACCACGTTACCCGCACCATGATGAATGCCCTGTCGCAGGGACGCATCGCCCATGGCTACATCTTCAGCGGCCACCGCGGCATCGGCAAAACCACCATTGCCCGCATCCTGGCCATGGCCCTGAATTGCAGAACCGCCATCGGCAGCGAGCAGCGCCCCACGCCGGAGCCCTGCGGGATATGCGAATCCTGTACCGAGATTCGCGCCGGGAATGCCGTCGATGTCATCGAGATCGACGCCGCGACCAACCGCGGCATCGACGAGATCCGCGAACTTCGGGACGCAGCCCGCTACTCCCCTGCCCGCGACCGCTACAAGATCTACATCCTTGACGAGGCTCACCAGATTACCGATGCGGCCTTCAATGCGCTCCTCAAGACATTGGAAGAGCCGCCGGACCACGTCATCTTTATGATGGCGACAACGCAGCCGGAAGACATTCCGCAGACCATCCGCTCCCGCTGCCAGCACTTCAGCTTTCATGCCGTCCGCTTCGACGACATTCTGGCGCAATTGCGCAGCATCGCCACCGCGGAGGATATTCTCGCGGAGGATGCGGCTCTCGCTCTGCTGGCTGAGGCCGGAGACGGCTCCATGCGCGATGCACTGTCGATCATGGACCAGGCCATCGCCAGCGCCCCGATGGAGAACGGACGCGCCCGCCTCGATGCGGAGCAGATCCGCGAGCTGATGGGAACCGTGCCCAACAGCGTCTTTGAGCACGTTCTGCAGGCTGTCAGCGACAACCAGAGCGCCACCGTCATCGAAGAGATCAATCGACTGCTCAACGCCGGTCACAGCCCTTCGCAGCTGGCCCGCCAGTTTGTCCGCTACCTGCGTAACTGCCTCATGGCCCGGCTGGGTGGAGAGGCGACGGAGCTCATCCAGCTCTCTCCCGACGAACGGGCACGCGCGGTACGCTCCGCCAGCCTCTTTAGCGAAGAAGACCTGTCCCGATTCCTGCAAATGATGCTGCGAACCTTCGACGAGCTGAACTACCGGCAGGAGCAGCGCTTCCACCTGGAACTCGGCCTGATAAAGCTGGTCCATCTGCAACGCTTGTTGCCTATCGAGGAATTGCTGAGCCAGTTGCCCGTGGGCGGCGCAAAGTCCGGAATGTCCCGTCCAGCCGCGACCTTGCCGTCCTCTGGCCGCAGCAGCACCCCGTCGGCGGCAGCTTCGCACACGCAGACGGCACACACGGAGACGGCACACACGTCAGCGCGCACGACGGCTCCAGCAAGCCCGGCTGCCCCTCCCGCCCCAGCCAAGGCGGCGCCTTCTTTTTCTCCGTTTGAGGCGGACCGCAATCGCAAGTCTGGCGGAGAAGTGTTGCAGAGCACGCCGGCTGTCAAAGGCATGGTTGATCTCGCGGCCTCGGGCAGTCCTGCGCCAGTCCCCAGCCCTGTCTCAGTTCCCAGTCCTGCGCCAATCTCCAGCCCCCCACCGATTGCCAGTTCTGGACCGATGCCCAGTCCGGCATCGCCACGCCCGCTCGCGCCGATCGAAGCTGCCTCCCAACCCGTCGTGGCCACTGCGCCCGAGGCTGAGACTCCCCCATCGCGACAGCCAGCTGCCGCGGCTCCCATTACCGGGAACGGAACCTCTGGGGCTCTCGCCCTGGCTCCCGAGGCCAAACCCGCAAGCCCAGACGCAGGGATCGATCTCGATGCAATCCGCGAAGCCGTCTCCGCCGCACTGGAGAATGGCGGTCATCACACCGCCGCGGCTTTGCTGGCCGCCGGTACATGGTCTCTTTCGGGAAGTACGATCCAGGCGGAAGTTGCTATTAAGAAGACCATGCTCGGCCTCACCATGAACGCCGAGGCCGACAAGATTGCGCGAAACGCCATGCGCGCCGGTGGCTGGACACAGAAGCTTTCCGTCGTTCCCGGCAACGGAGACAGCAAAGGCGGCGAAACAAAGGCTCCCCCCCGCAAGGCCAGCGAGGGCAGCGCCCATGGCCGCGCGCTCAAGCACCCACTGGTTCAGCAGGCGCAGGACCTCTTTCAGGCTGAGGTACGCAACGTTCTCGACCTTAGCGAGAAGAGCTAG
- a CDS encoding YbaB/EbfC family nucleoid-associated protein, which translates to MNPLKLQEMLEQARQMQEQVQQKLGQTVVEGTAGGGAVTITMNGRKQVLKVRIDPAAVMSLSGSTADVEMLEDLLAAAFNEAGRRADEVVQSNLSGVLGGLNLPGLT; encoded by the coding sequence ATGAATCCACTAAAACTGCAGGAGATGCTGGAACAGGCCCGCCAGATGCAGGAGCAGGTTCAGCAGAAGCTCGGTCAGACGGTTGTCGAGGGCACTGCGGGCGGTGGTGCCGTCACGATCACCATGAACGGGCGCAAGCAGGTGCTGAAGGTCAGAATTGATCCTGCTGCCGTCATGAGCCTTAGTGGCAGCACCGCCGATGTCGAGATGCTGGAGGATCTGCTCGCCGCGGCCTTCAACGAGGCAGGACGGCGGGCGGATGAAGTGGTCCAGTCCAACCTCAGCGGAGTGCTCGGCGGCCTCAATCTTCCGGGTTTGACGTAA
- the recR gene encoding recombination mediator RecR codes for MSRFAEPMSRLIDELKKLPGIGSKSAQRLAFHILRSSEEDASALADAVRELKEKLRLCSICNNITDVDPCIYCSSPTRNQRLVCVVEEPTNISSVEKTRTYSGVYHVLHGTLSPLHGVGPEHLRTANLLLRVQASEVDEVILATNPTIEGEATAVYLADLLRPTHVKVTRIATGVPAGSDIEYADEVTMARAMEGRHEI; via the coding sequence TTGTCAAGATTTGCCGAGCCCATGTCGCGGCTCATCGACGAATTGAAGAAGCTGCCGGGCATCGGCTCCAAGAGCGCCCAGCGCCTCGCATTTCATATTCTGCGCTCCAGCGAGGAGGATGCCAGCGCCCTCGCAGATGCGGTCCGCGAGTTGAAAGAGAAGTTGCGCCTCTGCTCCATCTGCAACAACATCACCGATGTCGATCCCTGCATCTACTGCTCCAGCCCGACTCGCAATCAGCGACTCGTCTGTGTTGTCGAGGAACCGACGAATATCTCATCCGTGGAAAAAACACGCACCTACAGTGGTGTCTATCACGTGCTGCACGGCACACTCTCTCCGCTCCACGGAGTAGGCCCCGAGCATCTGCGCACCGCCAATCTGCTTCTGCGAGTTCAGGCAAGCGAGGTCGATGAAGTTATTCTGGCCACCAACCCCACCATCGAGGGCGAAGCAACTGCCGTGTATCTCGCCGACCTTTTGCGCCCCACTCACGTCAAAGTAACGCGCATCGCTACCGGGGTTCCCGCTGGAAGTGACATCGAGTACGCCGATGAGGTCACGATGGCACGAGCGATGGAAGGCCGTCACGAGATATAA